Proteins encoded in a region of the Canis lupus familiaris isolate Mischka breed German Shepherd chromosome 1, alternate assembly UU_Cfam_GSD_1.0, whole genome shotgun sequence genome:
- the CNOT3 gene encoding CCR4-NOT transcription complex subunit 3 isoform X2, which translates to MADKRKLQGEIDRCLKKVSEGVEQFEDIWQKLHNAANANQKEKYEADLKKEIKKLQRLRDQIKTWVASNEIKDKRQLIDNRKLIETQMERFKVVERETKTKAYSKEGLGLAQKVDPAQKEKEEVGQWLTNTIDTLNMQVDQFESEVESLSVQTRKKKGDKDKQDRIEGLKRHIEKHRYHVRMLETILRMLDNDSILVDAIRKIKDDVEYYVDSSQDPDFEENEFLYDDLDLEDIPQALVATSPPSHSHMEDEIFNQSSSTPTSTTSSSPIPPSPANCTTENSEDDKKRGRSTDSEVSQSPAKNGSKPVHSNQHPQSPAVPPSYPPGPPPATSALSTTPGNNGASTPAAPTSALGPKASPAPSHSSGTPAPYAQAVAPPAPSGSSTTQPRPPSVQPGGGGGSGGGGSGGSGSSNSSGGGGAGKQNGATSYSSVVADSPAEVALSSSGGSGASSQALGPPSGPHNPPPSTSKEPSAAAPAGAGGVAPGSGNNTGGPSLLVPLPVNPPSSPTPSFSEAKAAGALLNGPPQFSTAPEIKAPEPLSSLKSMAERAAISSGIEDPVPTLHLTERDIILSSTSAPPASAQPPLQLSEVNIPLSLGVCPLGPVPLTKEQLYQQAMEEAAWHHMPHPSDSERIRQYLPRNPCPTPPYHHQMPPPHSDTVEFYQRLSTETLFFIFYYLEGTKAQYLAAKALKKQSWRFHTKYMMWFQRHEEPKTITDEFEQGTYIYFDYEKWGQRKKEGFTFEYRYLEDRDLQ; encoded by the exons ATGGCGGACAAGCGCAAACTCCAAG GTGAGATTGATCGCTGCCTCAAGAAGGTGTCCGAGGGCGTGGAACAGTTTGAGGATATTTGGCAGAAG CTCCACAATGCAGCCAACGCGAACCAGAAAGAAAAGTATGAAGCTGATCTAAAGAAGGAGATTAAGAAGCTTCAA CGGCTGAGGGACCAGATCAAGACATGGGTAGCATCCAACGAGATCAAGGACAAGAGGCAGCTCATAGACAACCGCAAACTCATTGAGACG CAAATGGAACGGTTCAAAGTTGTGGAGCGAGAGACCAAGACTAAAGCCTACAGCAaggagggcctgggcctggcgCAGAAGGTGGACCCTgcccagaaggagaaggaggaggtcGGCCAGTGGCTCACA aACACCATTGACACCCTGAACATGCAGGTGGACCAGTTTGAGAGTGAAGTGGAGTCACTGTCTGTGCAGACGCGCAAGAAGAAAGGTGACAAGGAT AAGCAGGACCGGATTGAGGGCCTGAAGCGGCACATCGAGAAGCACCGCTACCACGTGCGCATGCTGGAGACCATCCTGCGCATGCTGGACAACGACTCTATCCTTGTTGATGCCATTCGCAAGATCAAGGATGACGTTGAGTACTATGTCGActcgtcccaggaccctgacttcGAGGAGAACGAGTTCCTCTATGACGATCTGGACCTCGAGGACATTC CACAGGCGCTGGTCGCCACCTCCCCCCCCAGCCACAGTCATATGGAGGATGAGATCTTCAACCAGTCCAGCAGCACACCCACCTCGACCACCTCCAGCTCTCCCATCCCACCCAGCCCGGCCAACTGCACCACG GAAAACTCTGAAGATGACAAGAAGAGAGGACGCTCAACAGATAGCGAAGTCAGCCAG TCTCCAGCCAAAAATGGCTCTAAGCCTGTCCACAGCAACCAGCATCCTCAGTCTCCGGCCGTGCCGCCCAGCTACCCACCTGgccccccacctgccacctctGCCCTTAGCACCACTCCTGGCAACAATGGGGCCTCCACCCCAGCAGCGCCCACAAGTGCCCTGGGCCCCAAGGCCAGCCCAGCTCCCAGCCACAGTTCCGGCACCCCTGCCCCCTACGCCCAGGCCGTGGCCCCACCAGCCCCCAGCGGGTCCAGCACCACCCAGCCCCGGCCTCCCAGTGTCCAGcccggtgggggagggggaagtggTGGAGGCGGCAGTGGCGGCAGTGGCAGTAGTAACAGCAGTGGAGGTGGAGGTGCTGGCAAACAGAACGGCGCCACCA gTTATAGCTCAGTGGTGGCCGACAGCCCGGCAGAGGTGGCTCTCAGCAGCAGTGGGGGCAGTGGTGCCAGCAGCCAGGCTCTGGGCCCCCCATCAGGTCCCCACAACCCACCTCCCAGCACCTC GAAGGAACCCAGTGcagcagcccctgcaggggctgggggtgtggCCCCAGGCTCAGGGAACAATACAGGAGGACCCAGCCTCCTGGTGCCGCTTCCCGTGAACCCTCCCAGCTCCCCAACACCTAGCTTCAGTGAGGCCAAGGCAGCTGGCGCCCTGCTCAACGGACCTCCACAGTTCAGCACCGCCCCAGAGATCAAG GCCCCGGAACCTCTGAGCTCTCTCAAGTCCATGGCAGAGCGGGCAGCCATCAGCTCCGGCATCGAGGATCCTGTGCCAACGCTGCACCTAACCGAGCGAG ACATCATCCTGAGCAGCACGTCCGCCCCACCAGCCTCAGCTCAGCCGCCCCTGCAGCTGTCAGAAGTGAACATCCCGCTCTCGCTGGGCGTGTGTCCCCTGGGGCCTGTGCCCCTCACCAAGGAGCAGCTCTACCAGCAGGCCATGGAAGAGGCCGCCTGGCACCATATGCCCCACCCCTCAGACTCCGAGCGGATCCG GCAGTACCTCCCCCGGAACCCCTGCCCGACACCCCCCTACCACCACCAGATGCCACCCCCACACTCGGACACCGTGGAGTTCTACCAGCGCCTGTCGACTGAGACGCTCTTCTTCATCTTCTACTATCTGGAG ggcACAAAGGCGCAGTATCTGGCAGCCAAGGCCCTAAAGAAGCAGTCGTGGCGGTTCCACACCAAGTACATGATGTGGTTCCAGAGGCACGAGGAGCCCAAGACCATCACAGATGAGTTTGAGCAG GGCACCTACATCTACTTTGACTACGAGAAGTGGGGCCAGCGGAAGAAGGAAGGCTTCACCTTTGAGTACCGCTACCTGGAGGACCGGGACCTCCAGTGA
- the CNOT3 gene encoding CCR4-NOT transcription complex subunit 3 isoform X3, which translates to MADKRKLQGEIDRCLKKVSEGVEQFEDIWQKLHNAANANQKEKYEADLKKEIKKLQRLRDQIKTWVASNEIKDKRQLIDNRKLIETQMERFKVVERETKTKAYSKEGLGLAQKVDPAQKEKEEVGQWLTNTIDTLNMQVDQFESEVESLSVQTRKKKGDKDQKQDRIEGLKRHIEKHRYHVRMLETILRMLDNDSILVDAIRKIKDDVEYYVDSSQDPDFEENEFLYDDLDLEDIPQALVATSPPSHSHMEDEIFNQSSSTPTSTTSSSPIPPSPANCTTENSEDDKKRGRSTDSEVSQSPAKNGSKPVHSNQHPQSPAVPPSYPPGPPPATSALSTTPGNNGASTPAAPTSALGPKASPAPSHSSGTPAPYAQAVAPPAPSGSSTTQPRPPSVQPGGGGGSGGGGSGGSGSSNSSGGGGAGKQNGATSYSSVVADSPAEVALSSSGGSGASSQALGPPSGPHNPPPSTSKEPSAAAPAGAGGVAPGSGNNTGGPSLLVPLPVNPPSSPTPSFSEAKAAGALLNGPPQFSTAPEIKAPEPLSSLKSMAERAAISSGIEDPVPTLHLTERASAQPPLQLSEVNIPLSLGVCPLGPVPLTKEQLYQQAMEEAAWHHMPHPSDSERIRQYLPRNPCPTPPYHHQMPPPHSDTVEFYQRLSTETLFFIFYYLEGTKAQYLAAKALKKQSWRFHTKYMMWFQRHEEPKTITDEFEQGTYIYFDYEKWGQRKKEGFTFEYRYLEDRDLQ; encoded by the exons ATGGCGGACAAGCGCAAACTCCAAG GTGAGATTGATCGCTGCCTCAAGAAGGTGTCCGAGGGCGTGGAACAGTTTGAGGATATTTGGCAGAAG CTCCACAATGCAGCCAACGCGAACCAGAAAGAAAAGTATGAAGCTGATCTAAAGAAGGAGATTAAGAAGCTTCAA CGGCTGAGGGACCAGATCAAGACATGGGTAGCATCCAACGAGATCAAGGACAAGAGGCAGCTCATAGACAACCGCAAACTCATTGAGACG CAAATGGAACGGTTCAAAGTTGTGGAGCGAGAGACCAAGACTAAAGCCTACAGCAaggagggcctgggcctggcgCAGAAGGTGGACCCTgcccagaaggagaaggaggaggtcGGCCAGTGGCTCACA aACACCATTGACACCCTGAACATGCAGGTGGACCAGTTTGAGAGTGAAGTGGAGTCACTGTCTGTGCAGACGCGCAAGAAGAAAGGTGACAAGGAT CAGAAGCAGGACCGGATTGAGGGCCTGAAGCGGCACATCGAGAAGCACCGCTACCACGTGCGCATGCTGGAGACCATCCTGCGCATGCTGGACAACGACTCTATCCTTGTTGATGCCATTCGCAAGATCAAGGATGACGTTGAGTACTATGTCGActcgtcccaggaccctgacttcGAGGAGAACGAGTTCCTCTATGACGATCTGGACCTCGAGGACATTC CACAGGCGCTGGTCGCCACCTCCCCCCCCAGCCACAGTCATATGGAGGATGAGATCTTCAACCAGTCCAGCAGCACACCCACCTCGACCACCTCCAGCTCTCCCATCCCACCCAGCCCGGCCAACTGCACCACG GAAAACTCTGAAGATGACAAGAAGAGAGGACGCTCAACAGATAGCGAAGTCAGCCAG TCTCCAGCCAAAAATGGCTCTAAGCCTGTCCACAGCAACCAGCATCCTCAGTCTCCGGCCGTGCCGCCCAGCTACCCACCTGgccccccacctgccacctctGCCCTTAGCACCACTCCTGGCAACAATGGGGCCTCCACCCCAGCAGCGCCCACAAGTGCCCTGGGCCCCAAGGCCAGCCCAGCTCCCAGCCACAGTTCCGGCACCCCTGCCCCCTACGCCCAGGCCGTGGCCCCACCAGCCCCCAGCGGGTCCAGCACCACCCAGCCCCGGCCTCCCAGTGTCCAGcccggtgggggagggggaagtggTGGAGGCGGCAGTGGCGGCAGTGGCAGTAGTAACAGCAGTGGAGGTGGAGGTGCTGGCAAACAGAACGGCGCCACCA gTTATAGCTCAGTGGTGGCCGACAGCCCGGCAGAGGTGGCTCTCAGCAGCAGTGGGGGCAGTGGTGCCAGCAGCCAGGCTCTGGGCCCCCCATCAGGTCCCCACAACCCACCTCCCAGCACCTC GAAGGAACCCAGTGcagcagcccctgcaggggctgggggtgtggCCCCAGGCTCAGGGAACAATACAGGAGGACCCAGCCTCCTGGTGCCGCTTCCCGTGAACCCTCCCAGCTCCCCAACACCTAGCTTCAGTGAGGCCAAGGCAGCTGGCGCCCTGCTCAACGGACCTCCACAGTTCAGCACCGCCCCAGAGATCAAG GCCCCGGAACCTCTGAGCTCTCTCAAGTCCATGGCAGAGCGGGCAGCCATCAGCTCCGGCATCGAGGATCCTGTGCCAACGCTGCACCTAACCGAGCGAG CCTCAGCTCAGCCGCCCCTGCAGCTGTCAGAAGTGAACATCCCGCTCTCGCTGGGCGTGTGTCCCCTGGGGCCTGTGCCCCTCACCAAGGAGCAGCTCTACCAGCAGGCCATGGAAGAGGCCGCCTGGCACCATATGCCCCACCCCTCAGACTCCGAGCGGATCCG GCAGTACCTCCCCCGGAACCCCTGCCCGACACCCCCCTACCACCACCAGATGCCACCCCCACACTCGGACACCGTGGAGTTCTACCAGCGCCTGTCGACTGAGACGCTCTTCTTCATCTTCTACTATCTGGAG ggcACAAAGGCGCAGTATCTGGCAGCCAAGGCCCTAAAGAAGCAGTCGTGGCGGTTCCACACCAAGTACATGATGTGGTTCCAGAGGCACGAGGAGCCCAAGACCATCACAGATGAGTTTGAGCAG GGCACCTACATCTACTTTGACTACGAGAAGTGGGGCCAGCGGAAGAAGGAAGGCTTCACCTTTGAGTACCGCTACCTGGAGGACCGGGACCTCCAGTGA
- the CNOT3 gene encoding CCR4-NOT transcription complex subunit 3 isoform X1, which yields MADKRKLQGEIDRCLKKVSEGVEQFEDIWQKLHNAANANQKEKYEADLKKEIKKLQRLRDQIKTWVASNEIKDKRQLIDNRKLIETQMERFKVVERETKTKAYSKEGLGLAQKVDPAQKEKEEVGQWLTNTIDTLNMQVDQFESEVESLSVQTRKKKGDKDQKQDRIEGLKRHIEKHRYHVRMLETILRMLDNDSILVDAIRKIKDDVEYYVDSSQDPDFEENEFLYDDLDLEDIPQALVATSPPSHSHMEDEIFNQSSSTPTSTTSSSPIPPSPANCTTENSEDDKKRGRSTDSEVSQSPAKNGSKPVHSNQHPQSPAVPPSYPPGPPPATSALSTTPGNNGASTPAAPTSALGPKASPAPSHSSGTPAPYAQAVAPPAPSGSSTTQPRPPSVQPGGGGGSGGGGSGGSGSSNSSGGGGAGKQNGATSYSSVVADSPAEVALSSSGGSGASSQALGPPSGPHNPPPSTSKEPSAAAPAGAGGVAPGSGNNTGGPSLLVPLPVNPPSSPTPSFSEAKAAGALLNGPPQFSTAPEIKAPEPLSSLKSMAERAAISSGIEDPVPTLHLTERDIILSSTSAPPASAQPPLQLSEVNIPLSLGVCPLGPVPLTKEQLYQQAMEEAAWHHMPHPSDSERIRQYLPRNPCPTPPYHHQMPPPHSDTVEFYQRLSTETLFFIFYYLEGTKAQYLAAKALKKQSWRFHTKYMMWFQRHEEPKTITDEFEQGTYIYFDYEKWGQRKKEGFTFEYRYLEDRDLQ from the exons ATGGCGGACAAGCGCAAACTCCAAG GTGAGATTGATCGCTGCCTCAAGAAGGTGTCCGAGGGCGTGGAACAGTTTGAGGATATTTGGCAGAAG CTCCACAATGCAGCCAACGCGAACCAGAAAGAAAAGTATGAAGCTGATCTAAAGAAGGAGATTAAGAAGCTTCAA CGGCTGAGGGACCAGATCAAGACATGGGTAGCATCCAACGAGATCAAGGACAAGAGGCAGCTCATAGACAACCGCAAACTCATTGAGACG CAAATGGAACGGTTCAAAGTTGTGGAGCGAGAGACCAAGACTAAAGCCTACAGCAaggagggcctgggcctggcgCAGAAGGTGGACCCTgcccagaaggagaaggaggaggtcGGCCAGTGGCTCACA aACACCATTGACACCCTGAACATGCAGGTGGACCAGTTTGAGAGTGAAGTGGAGTCACTGTCTGTGCAGACGCGCAAGAAGAAAGGTGACAAGGAT CAGAAGCAGGACCGGATTGAGGGCCTGAAGCGGCACATCGAGAAGCACCGCTACCACGTGCGCATGCTGGAGACCATCCTGCGCATGCTGGACAACGACTCTATCCTTGTTGATGCCATTCGCAAGATCAAGGATGACGTTGAGTACTATGTCGActcgtcccaggaccctgacttcGAGGAGAACGAGTTCCTCTATGACGATCTGGACCTCGAGGACATTC CACAGGCGCTGGTCGCCACCTCCCCCCCCAGCCACAGTCATATGGAGGATGAGATCTTCAACCAGTCCAGCAGCACACCCACCTCGACCACCTCCAGCTCTCCCATCCCACCCAGCCCGGCCAACTGCACCACG GAAAACTCTGAAGATGACAAGAAGAGAGGACGCTCAACAGATAGCGAAGTCAGCCAG TCTCCAGCCAAAAATGGCTCTAAGCCTGTCCACAGCAACCAGCATCCTCAGTCTCCGGCCGTGCCGCCCAGCTACCCACCTGgccccccacctgccacctctGCCCTTAGCACCACTCCTGGCAACAATGGGGCCTCCACCCCAGCAGCGCCCACAAGTGCCCTGGGCCCCAAGGCCAGCCCAGCTCCCAGCCACAGTTCCGGCACCCCTGCCCCCTACGCCCAGGCCGTGGCCCCACCAGCCCCCAGCGGGTCCAGCACCACCCAGCCCCGGCCTCCCAGTGTCCAGcccggtgggggagggggaagtggTGGAGGCGGCAGTGGCGGCAGTGGCAGTAGTAACAGCAGTGGAGGTGGAGGTGCTGGCAAACAGAACGGCGCCACCA gTTATAGCTCAGTGGTGGCCGACAGCCCGGCAGAGGTGGCTCTCAGCAGCAGTGGGGGCAGTGGTGCCAGCAGCCAGGCTCTGGGCCCCCCATCAGGTCCCCACAACCCACCTCCCAGCACCTC GAAGGAACCCAGTGcagcagcccctgcaggggctgggggtgtggCCCCAGGCTCAGGGAACAATACAGGAGGACCCAGCCTCCTGGTGCCGCTTCCCGTGAACCCTCCCAGCTCCCCAACACCTAGCTTCAGTGAGGCCAAGGCAGCTGGCGCCCTGCTCAACGGACCTCCACAGTTCAGCACCGCCCCAGAGATCAAG GCCCCGGAACCTCTGAGCTCTCTCAAGTCCATGGCAGAGCGGGCAGCCATCAGCTCCGGCATCGAGGATCCTGTGCCAACGCTGCACCTAACCGAGCGAG ACATCATCCTGAGCAGCACGTCCGCCCCACCAGCCTCAGCTCAGCCGCCCCTGCAGCTGTCAGAAGTGAACATCCCGCTCTCGCTGGGCGTGTGTCCCCTGGGGCCTGTGCCCCTCACCAAGGAGCAGCTCTACCAGCAGGCCATGGAAGAGGCCGCCTGGCACCATATGCCCCACCCCTCAGACTCCGAGCGGATCCG GCAGTACCTCCCCCGGAACCCCTGCCCGACACCCCCCTACCACCACCAGATGCCACCCCCACACTCGGACACCGTGGAGTTCTACCAGCGCCTGTCGACTGAGACGCTCTTCTTCATCTTCTACTATCTGGAG ggcACAAAGGCGCAGTATCTGGCAGCCAAGGCCCTAAAGAAGCAGTCGTGGCGGTTCCACACCAAGTACATGATGTGGTTCCAGAGGCACGAGGAGCCCAAGACCATCACAGATGAGTTTGAGCAG GGCACCTACATCTACTTTGACTACGAGAAGTGGGGCCAGCGGAAGAAGGAAGGCTTCACCTTTGAGTACCGCTACCTGGAGGACCGGGACCTCCAGTGA
- the CNOT3 gene encoding CCR4-NOT transcription complex subunit 3 isoform X4 codes for MADKRKLQGEIDRCLKKVSEGVEQFEDIWQKLHNAANANQKEKYEADLKKEIKKLQRLRDQIKTWVASNEIKDKRQLIDNRKLIETQMERFKVVERETKTKAYSKEGLGLAQKVDPAQKEKEEVGQWLTNTIDTLNMQVDQFESEVESLSVQTRKKKGDKDQKQDRIEGLKRHIEKHRYHVRMLETILRMLDNDSILVDAIRKIKDDVEYYVDSSQDPDFEENEFLYDDLDLEDIPQALVATSPPSHSHMEDEIFNQSSSTPTSTTSSSPIPPSPANCTTENSEDDKKRGRSTDSEVSQSPAKNGSKPVHSNQHPQSPAVPPSYPPGPPPATSALSTTPGNNGASTPAAPTSALGPKASPAPSHSSGTPAPYAQAVAPPAPSGSSTTQPRPPSVQPGGGGGSGGGGSGGSGSSNSSGGGGAGKQNGATSYSSVVADSPAEVALSSSGGSGASSQALGPPSGPHNPPPSTSKEPSAAAPAGAGGVAPGSGNNTGGPSLLVPLPVNPPSSPTPSFSEAKAAGALLNGPPQFSTAPEIKAPEPLSSLKSMAERAAISSGIEDPVPTLHLTERDIILSSTSAPPASAQPPLQLSEVNIPLSLGVCPLGPVPLTKEQLYQQAMEEAAWHHMPHPSDSERIRQYLPRNPCPTPPYHHQMPPPHSDTVEFYQRLSTETLFFIFYYLEGTKAQYLAAKALKKQSWRFHTKYMMWFQRHEEPKTITDEFEQFFSGSLQHLRY; via the exons ATGGCGGACAAGCGCAAACTCCAAG GTGAGATTGATCGCTGCCTCAAGAAGGTGTCCGAGGGCGTGGAACAGTTTGAGGATATTTGGCAGAAG CTCCACAATGCAGCCAACGCGAACCAGAAAGAAAAGTATGAAGCTGATCTAAAGAAGGAGATTAAGAAGCTTCAA CGGCTGAGGGACCAGATCAAGACATGGGTAGCATCCAACGAGATCAAGGACAAGAGGCAGCTCATAGACAACCGCAAACTCATTGAGACG CAAATGGAACGGTTCAAAGTTGTGGAGCGAGAGACCAAGACTAAAGCCTACAGCAaggagggcctgggcctggcgCAGAAGGTGGACCCTgcccagaaggagaaggaggaggtcGGCCAGTGGCTCACA aACACCATTGACACCCTGAACATGCAGGTGGACCAGTTTGAGAGTGAAGTGGAGTCACTGTCTGTGCAGACGCGCAAGAAGAAAGGTGACAAGGAT CAGAAGCAGGACCGGATTGAGGGCCTGAAGCGGCACATCGAGAAGCACCGCTACCACGTGCGCATGCTGGAGACCATCCTGCGCATGCTGGACAACGACTCTATCCTTGTTGATGCCATTCGCAAGATCAAGGATGACGTTGAGTACTATGTCGActcgtcccaggaccctgacttcGAGGAGAACGAGTTCCTCTATGACGATCTGGACCTCGAGGACATTC CACAGGCGCTGGTCGCCACCTCCCCCCCCAGCCACAGTCATATGGAGGATGAGATCTTCAACCAGTCCAGCAGCACACCCACCTCGACCACCTCCAGCTCTCCCATCCCACCCAGCCCGGCCAACTGCACCACG GAAAACTCTGAAGATGACAAGAAGAGAGGACGCTCAACAGATAGCGAAGTCAGCCAG TCTCCAGCCAAAAATGGCTCTAAGCCTGTCCACAGCAACCAGCATCCTCAGTCTCCGGCCGTGCCGCCCAGCTACCCACCTGgccccccacctgccacctctGCCCTTAGCACCACTCCTGGCAACAATGGGGCCTCCACCCCAGCAGCGCCCACAAGTGCCCTGGGCCCCAAGGCCAGCCCAGCTCCCAGCCACAGTTCCGGCACCCCTGCCCCCTACGCCCAGGCCGTGGCCCCACCAGCCCCCAGCGGGTCCAGCACCACCCAGCCCCGGCCTCCCAGTGTCCAGcccggtgggggagggggaagtggTGGAGGCGGCAGTGGCGGCAGTGGCAGTAGTAACAGCAGTGGAGGTGGAGGTGCTGGCAAACAGAACGGCGCCACCA gTTATAGCTCAGTGGTGGCCGACAGCCCGGCAGAGGTGGCTCTCAGCAGCAGTGGGGGCAGTGGTGCCAGCAGCCAGGCTCTGGGCCCCCCATCAGGTCCCCACAACCCACCTCCCAGCACCTC GAAGGAACCCAGTGcagcagcccctgcaggggctgggggtgtggCCCCAGGCTCAGGGAACAATACAGGAGGACCCAGCCTCCTGGTGCCGCTTCCCGTGAACCCTCCCAGCTCCCCAACACCTAGCTTCAGTGAGGCCAAGGCAGCTGGCGCCCTGCTCAACGGACCTCCACAGTTCAGCACCGCCCCAGAGATCAAG GCCCCGGAACCTCTGAGCTCTCTCAAGTCCATGGCAGAGCGGGCAGCCATCAGCTCCGGCATCGAGGATCCTGTGCCAACGCTGCACCTAACCGAGCGAG ACATCATCCTGAGCAGCACGTCCGCCCCACCAGCCTCAGCTCAGCCGCCCCTGCAGCTGTCAGAAGTGAACATCCCGCTCTCGCTGGGCGTGTGTCCCCTGGGGCCTGTGCCCCTCACCAAGGAGCAGCTCTACCAGCAGGCCATGGAAGAGGCCGCCTGGCACCATATGCCCCACCCCTCAGACTCCGAGCGGATCCG GCAGTACCTCCCCCGGAACCCCTGCCCGACACCCCCCTACCACCACCAGATGCCACCCCCACACTCGGACACCGTGGAGTTCTACCAGCGCCTGTCGACTGAGACGCTCTTCTTCATCTTCTACTATCTGGAG ggcACAAAGGCGCAGTATCTGGCAGCCAAGGCCCTAAAGAAGCAGTCGTGGCGGTTCCACACCAAGTACATGATGTGGTTCCAGAGGCACGAGGAGCCCAAGACCATCACAGATGAGTTTGAGCAG TTCTTTTCAGGTTCTTTGCAGCATCTCAGATACTGA